A section of the Camelus ferus isolate YT-003-E chromosome 33, BCGSAC_Cfer_1.0, whole genome shotgun sequence genome encodes:
- the LOC102513416 gene encoding LOW QUALITY PROTEIN: ragulator complex protein LAMTOR1-like (The sequence of the model RefSeq protein was modified relative to this genomic sequence to represent the inferred CDS: inserted 2 bases in 1 codon): MLRGRRVNKKLSRGCCSSSENADSDQDQEERKPQLEPSGAPSKAFNGAEPSHHGLPSARADEQALLSSILTQTARSIIDMSAADTQGVEQPEYMGQTRQYNRHLVVLSSSRTPCRKLPPXVPASEPVPFSDLQQASRRAAYAYSALFWIRVNTEEELVVVWGSVKRGGA; the protein is encoded by the exons ATGCTCCGAG GAAGAAGGGTGAACAAGAAGCTGTCGAGGGGGTGCTGCTCCAGCAGCGAGAACGCAGACTCGGACCAGGACCAAGAGGAGCGGAAGCCGCAGCTGGAACCCAGTGGCGCCCCCAGCAAAGCCTTCAATGGAGCCGAGCCCAGCCACCACGGCCTGCCTTCTGCTCGCGCAGATGAGCAGGCGCTgctctcctccatcctcacccaGACAGCCCGCAGCATCATCGACATGTCTGCTGCAGACACCCAGGGCGTGGAGCAGCCTGAGTACATGGGCCAGACGAGGCAGTACAACCGCCACCTGGTTGTGCTGAGCAGCAGCCGGACCCCCTGCAGGAAGCTGCCACC GGTGCCGGCCAGCGAGCCCGTCCCCTTCTCTGACTTGCAGCAGGCCTCCAGGAGAGCTGCTTACGCCTACAGTGCACTTTTTTGGATCCGTGTGAACACCGAAGAGGAGCTGGTTGTGGTTTGGGGTTCCGTGAAGAGAGGGGGTGCCTGA